In Drosophila teissieri strain GT53w chromosome 2R, Prin_Dtei_1.1, whole genome shotgun sequence, the following proteins share a genomic window:
- the LOC122613993 gene encoding serine/threonine-protein phosphatase Pgam5, mitochondrial, with the protein MRYSALWRSVGAMSCGSLVTYLAIRLFDSLEPSMLSGGGKKRALEPLASGAWLHHWDLDKPQLQKVAHGEEASALRHIILVRHGEYSRTTNGSHLTELGRRQAERTGQRLREMDLTWDHVVASTMPRAEETAMIILKQLNLDPLKMKRCTLLPEGTPYPGDPPSKRSARSLELAYKRDGPRIEAAFRRYFFRASAEQEHDSYLLIVGHSNVIRYLILRALQLPPAAWTRLNLNHGSITWLTVWPSGYVTLRCLGDSGFMPVTEITHRRPK; encoded by the coding sequence ATGAGGTATTCCGCCCTTTGGCGCTCGGTGGGCGCCATGAGCTGCGGATCCCTGGTCACCTACTTGGCCATCCGGCTGTTCGACAGCCTGGAACCCTCCATGCTGTCAGGTGGAGGTAAGAAGCGGGCGCTGGAACCTTTGGCCAGTGGCGCCTGGCTGCACCATTGGGACTTGGACAAGCCGCAGCTGCAAAAGGTGGCCCATGGCGAGGAGGCCTCCGCCCTGCGACACATTATCCTGGTGCGACATGGCGAGTACTCGAGGACCACGAACGGCAGCCACCTCACGGAACTGGGTCGGCGGCAGGCGGAGCGAACGGGGCAAAGGTTGCGGGAGATGGACTTGACCTGGGACCACGTGGTGGCCTCCACAATGCCGCGTGCCGAGGAGACGGCCATGATCATACTGAAGCAGCTGAACCTCGATCCCCTGAAGATGAAGCGGTGCACCCTGCTGCCGGAAGGCACTCCGTACCCAGGAGATCCGCCCTCCAAGAGGAGTGCCCGCAGCCTGGAACTGGCCTACAAGAGGGATGGTCCCCGGATCGAGGCCGCCTTCAGGCGCTACTTCTTCAGGGCCAGCGCGGAGCAGGAGCACGACTCGTACCTGCTCATCGTGGGCCACTCGAATGTGATCCGCTACCTGATCCTGCGCGCTCTGCAGCTTCCTCCGGCCGCCTGGACGCGCCTCAACCTGAACCACGGCTCCATCACCTGGCTGACGGTGTGGCCCTCCGGCTATGTGACCCTGCGCTGCTTGGGTGACTCCGGCTTCATGCCGGTGACCGAGATCACCCATCGAAGGCCTAAATAG
- the LOC122614026 gene encoding probable isocitrate dehydrogenase [NAD] subunit alpha, mitochondrial produces MNTLRKLNCLPSLRSAGGAYRLFAGKDQKKDSAGQTTRQPEKPAGKEKGKDSGKASGKASGAGSADPGKKATKVTLINGEGVGPELMSAVQEVICAVKAPIEWDVVEEFQAKDSEDVSPEVLQSLRTNKVGIKGPVDSRHWQRQIRKQFAQYAYVSLCSHIEGLDSPYGAFDVVIIRDQMEGDYSGIEHRVVPGVMQTIKVSTTAGASRIAEFVFNYAVKHKRKRITVAHKANIMRMTDGNFLEAMRAEAEKHVDDVIFEERYLDTSIMKIMLEPHTCDVMVSSSMYGDVLRVIAGGMMGVPGICPGYSVSSLGTVFDCRMKACHALAGKDAANPTGPLLCAALMLHHVQLDKQADQVECAIRRVYKNTDIRTKDVGGKAKCSEFVKAVCDCLEADN; encoded by the coding sequence ATGAACACCCTGCGGAAACTGAACTGCCTGCCGTCCCTGCGATCGGCGGGCGGTGCTTATCGTCTGTTTGCTGGCAAGGATCAGAAGAAGGATTCCGCGGGGCAGACGACCAGACAGCCGGAGAAGCCAGCGGGCAAGGAGAAGGGCAAGGACAGTGGCAAAGCAAGTGGCAAGGCAAGTGGCGCAGGGTCGGCTGATCCCGGCAAGAAGGCCACCAAGGTGACCCTGATCAACGGCGAGGGCGTGGGACCCGAGCTGATGAGCGCGGTGCAGGAGGTGATCTGTGCCGTGAAGGCGCCCATCGAGTGGGACGTCGTCGAGGAGTTCCAGGCCAAGGACAGCGAGGATGTGTCCCCGGAGGTCCTGCAGTCGCTGCGCACCAATAAGGTGGGCATCAAGGGACCCGTGGACAGTCGCCACTGGCAGCGCCAGATCCGCAAGCAGTTCGCCCAGTACGCCTACGTGTCCTTGTGCTCCCACATCGAGGGCCTGGACTCGCCCTACGGCGCCTTCGACGTGGTGATCATCCGGGACCAGATGGAGGGCGACTACTCCGGCATCGAGCACCGCGTGGTGCCGGGCGTCATGCAGACCATCAAGGTGAGCACCACGGCCGGCGCGTCCAGGATCGCCGAGTTCGTCTTCAACTACGCCGTGAAGCACAAGCGCAAGAGGATCACGGTGGCCCACAAGGCCAACATCATGCGGATGACGGACGGCAACTTCCTGGAGGCCATGCGGGCGGAGGCCGAGAAGCACGTGGACGACGTCATCTTCGAGGAGCGCTACCTGGACACCAGCATCATGAAGATCATGCTGGAGCCCCACACGTGCGACGTGATGGTCTCGTCCAGCATGTACGGCGACGTGCTGCGGGTGATAGCCGGCGGCATGATGGGCGTGCCGGGCATCTGTCCCGGCTACTCCGTCAGCTCCCTGGGCACCGTCTTCGACTGCCGCATGAAGGCGTGCCACGCCCTCGCGGGCAAGGACGCAGCCAATCCCACGGGCCCCCTGCTCTGCGCCGCCCTGATGCTGCACCACGTGCAGCTGGACAAGCAGGCGGACCAAGTGGAGTGCGCCATTCGCCGGGTCTACAAGAACACCGATATCCGCACCAAGGATGTGGGCGGCAAGGCCAAGTGCTCGGAGTTCGTCAAGGCCGTGTGCGATTGCCTCGAGGCGGATAACTGA
- the LOC122613906 gene encoding 4-coumarate--CoA ligase 1 has protein sequence MPTKAVFPTFYNKETQVWSGPPRPTVYDHNTSIGQVVFNSLRCWPTNVIQITDDDGTVLTNADMLAYATRIALFFKSEGLTQEDRVGIIANSSTFVIPVATACFFQATPFHAVNYSREPAIVQGLYSVTKPKIMFIDGPDYDRIKEITKEWSPKLITLTGKVEGVTSIEDLIKPHPAEKIYVPASLATGGDQIAVVLCSSGTAGLPKAVALSHRHIASTNSLCISTDVLYTSATIDWMTGFSITVMNLTCGFTRIISRKAFSAETALSLVSKYKVSCLAMAPWQAYELFTSPLTTSEQLESLKIAFVIGGWISLALLRRAQELLPKTYVMFSYGTTETGVVTINVDHGLECSVGRLAPGMRIKIQDENGQQLGVNQTGEVLIDIGLKWEGYLSNPEDTATTLQDGWINLGDLGYFDEDNNLYLVDRKKDLLKYKSKHYWPNEIEQIIAELPEVEHVCVVGVRDARYGDAAGALVIKKEGAEIADQKIVDHVAQRVVVDYKQLNAGVIFVDKFPKNANGKVMRSLAREVFEKTKPITF, from the exons ATGCCGACAAAGGCGGTTTTCCCCACCTTCTACAACAAGGAGACCCAGGTCTGGAGTGGCCCGCCACGGCCCACGGTCTACGACCACAACACCTCCATCGGCCAGGTGGTGTTCAACTCCCTGCGGTGCTGGCCCACCAATGTGATTCAG ATCACCGACGACGACGGCACCGTGCTGACCAACGCCGACATGCTGGCCTACGCCACCCGGATCGCCCTGTTCTTCAAGAGCGAGGGCCTCACCCAGGAGGACCGCGTGGGGATCATCGCCAACTCCAGCACCTTCGTGATCCCCGTGGCCACCGCCTGCTTCTTCCAGGCCACGCCCTTCCACGCCGTCAACTACTCCAGGGAGCCGGCCATCGTGCAGGGTCTCTACTCGGTGACCAAGCCCAAGATCATGTTCATCGACGGCCCGGACTACGACCGCATCAAGGAGATCACCAAGGAGTGGTCGCCCAAGCTGATCACGCTCACCGGCAAAGTTGAGGGCGTGACTAGCATCGAGGACCTGATAAAACCCCATCCCGCCGAGAAGATCTATGT ACCTGCTTCCCTGGCCACTGGTGGCGACCAGATCGCCGTGGTGCTGTGCTCCTCCGGCACTGCTGGCCTGCCCAAGGCAGTGGCCCTCTCCCACCGCCACATTGCATCCACCAACTC GTTGTGCATCAGTACTGATGTGCTGTACACCAGTGCCACCATCGACTGGATGACCGGATTCTCGATTACCGTAATGAATCTCACCTGTGGCTTCACTCGCATCATATCCAGGAAGGCATTTAGCGCCGAGACGGCTCTCAGCCTGGTCAGCAAGTACAAGGTCAGCTGCCTGGCGATGGCGCCATGGCAGGCCTACGAGCTCTTCACCAGTCCACTGACCACCTCCGAGCAACTGGAGTCCCTGAAGATAGCCTTCGTGATCGGCGGCTGGATATCCCTGGCCCTGCTGCGGCGGGCCCAGGAGCTGCTGCCCAAGACGTACGTGATGTTCTCGTACGGAACCACGGAAACGGGAGTGGTGACCATCAACGTGGACCATGGTCTGGAGTGCTCGGTGGGCCGCCTGGCGCCCGGCATGAGGATCAAGATCCAGGACGAGAATGGCCAGCAGCTGGGCGTGAACCAGACGGGCGAGGTGCTCATCGACATCGGCCTGAAGTGGGAGGGCTACCTCTCGAACCCGGAGGACACGGCCACCACGCTCCAGGATGGCTGGATCAACCTGGGCGACCTGGGCTACTTCGACGAGGACAACAACCTGTACCTGGTGGACCGCAAGAAGGACCTGCTGAAGTACAAGTCCAAGCACTACTGGCCCAACGAGATCGAGCAGATCATCGCCGAGCTGCCAGAGGTGGAGCACGTGTGCGTGGTGGGTGTGCGGGATGCGCGGTACGGCGACGCCGCCGGAGCCCTGGTCATCAAGAAGGAGGGCGCCGAGATCGCCGACCAGAAGATCGTCGACCACGTGGCCCAGCGGGTGGTGGTGGACTACAAGCAGCTGAATGCCGGCGTCATCTTCGTGGACAAGTTCCCCAAGAACGCCAACGGCAAGGTCATGCGCAGCTTGGCGCGCGAGGTGTTCGAGAAGACCAAGCCCATTACCTTCTAG